Proteins from a genomic interval of Caldicellulosiruptor diazotrophicus:
- a CDS encoding argininosuccinate synthase, producing MKLNKVVLAYSGGLDTSVIIPWLKENYDCEVIAVVVDVGQEDDFEKIKERAFKTGASKVYIEDAKEEFVNEYIFPTLKAGAIYEGKYLLGTSMARPLIAKKLVNIAKKENADAIAHGATGKGNDQVRFEVTIKALMPQIKIIAPWRIWNLKSRDAELNYLAQKGIDIPFKKEDSYSMDGNIWHLSHEGLDLEDPWNMPDYDKVLKITKNPLKLTDSPESVEIEFEKGIPVKINGQKMNGVELLKTLNELGANHGIGIADIVENRLVGMKSRGVYETPGGTILHYAHRELEYLCLDRATLHFKEMVAIRFAELVYDGLWFSPLREALSAFVDKTQEVVNGTVKLVLYRGNIYSAGSKSPNSLYIKDLATFEEDQMYNQKDAEGFINLFGLPLKVFGMINRREDE from the coding sequence ATGAAGCTGAACAAAGTAGTTTTGGCATATTCAGGCGGACTTGATACTTCAGTTATTATCCCTTGGCTTAAAGAAAACTATGACTGCGAAGTAATTGCTGTTGTTGTTGATGTAGGTCAGGAAGATGACTTTGAAAAAATAAAAGAAAGAGCTTTCAAGACAGGTGCTTCAAAGGTTTACATTGAAGATGCTAAAGAAGAGTTTGTGAATGAATATATATTCCCCACTTTAAAAGCTGGAGCTATTTATGAGGGAAAATATCTGCTTGGAACATCAATGGCAAGACCTTTAATTGCGAAGAAACTTGTCAATATCGCAAAAAAAGAAAACGCCGATGCAATAGCGCACGGTGCAACAGGAAAAGGAAACGACCAGGTAAGATTTGAAGTGACAATTAAAGCGCTTATGCCACAAATAAAGATAATAGCTCCTTGGCGAATTTGGAATCTAAAATCGCGCGATGCCGAGCTTAATTACCTTGCCCAAAAAGGAATTGATATTCCTTTTAAAAAAGAGGATAGTTATAGCATGGATGGGAATATATGGCATCTTTCACATGAAGGACTTGATTTAGAAGATCCATGGAATATGCCAGACTATGACAAGGTATTAAAAATTACAAAAAATCCACTTAAACTTACTGATTCTCCAGAAAGCGTGGAAATTGAATTCGAAAAAGGGATTCCTGTGAAGATAAATGGTCAGAAAATGAATGGAGTGGAACTTCTAAAAACCTTGAACGAATTAGGGGCAAATCATGGAATCGGCATTGCTGATATAGTTGAAAACAGACTTGTTGGAATGAAATCGCGTGGCGTGTATGAAACTCCTGGCGGGACAATTTTGCACTATGCTCATAGAGAATTAGAATATCTTTGCCTTGACAGAGCTACTTTGCATTTTAAAGAGATGGTAGCTATCAGATTTGCTGAACTTGTTTATGATGGACTTTGGTTTTCGCCGTTAAGAGAAGCACTTTCAGCTTTTGTTGACAAAACCCAAGAGGTTGTTAATGGCACAGTAAAACTCGTACTATACAGAGGTAACATCTATTCAGCTGGCTCAAAATCACCAAATTCGCTATATATTAAAGACCTTGCAACCTTTGAAGAAGACCAAATGTATAATCAAAAGGATGCCGAGGGATTTATAAACTTGTTTGGCTTGCCTTTGAAGGTATTTGGAATGATAAACAGAAGGGAGGATGAATAA
- the argH gene encoding argininosuccinate lyase: MNNLKLWEGRFSKSTAQIFDLFNASIMTDIKLFEYDILGSVAHVKMLARCNIILEDESKLIIDSLYQILEDFKSGKIEFEVSDEDVHMLIEKELIKRIGEVGKKVHTARSRNDQVVLDERLFCREKNLYLQELIKTLINTIVNLAEENIDVIMPGFTHLQKAQPVLFSHYILAYAHMLKRDLLRLRHNYSMTNSSPLGSAALAGTTFKIDRFFVANELGFESVTENSIDTVSDRDFILEMLFSLAMIQMHLSRLAEDFIIFNTDEFKFIELDDSFCSGSSIMPQKKNPDALELIRGKTGRVYANLIGLLTVLKGLPLSYNKDLQEDKEFLFDSIETGEMSLIIINEILKTLKINKENMISSCKSGFINATDLADYLVAKGLAFRDAHFIVGNIVKYCIESGKTFEDLSLEEYKRFCEKIQEDVYQFINIETCVNRRKSYGGTSLESVRKQIDNLKEFLKNLE; this comes from the coding sequence ATGAATAATCTGAAACTCTGGGAAGGCAGGTTCTCAAAGTCTACAGCACAGATTTTTGATCTTTTTAATGCTTCTATTATGACTGACATAAAACTCTTTGAATACGACATTCTTGGGTCTGTCGCCCACGTTAAAATGCTTGCAAGGTGTAATATTATTCTTGAGGATGAGTCAAAACTTATCATAGATAGTCTCTATCAAATATTAGAAGATTTTAAATCAGGTAAAATCGAATTTGAAGTTTCTGATGAAGATGTCCACATGCTGATTGAAAAAGAGCTCATAAAGAGAATAGGAGAAGTTGGCAAAAAGGTTCACACAGCCAGAAGCAGAAACGACCAAGTTGTTCTTGACGAGAGACTATTTTGTCGTGAAAAGAATTTGTATCTTCAAGAACTGATAAAAACATTAATAAACACCATTGTAAACTTAGCCGAAGAAAATATTGATGTAATTATGCCAGGGTTTACTCATCTGCAAAAAGCTCAGCCTGTTCTTTTTTCTCATTATATTCTAGCATATGCTCATATGTTAAAAAGAGATTTGTTAAGACTAAGACATAACTACAGTATGACAAATTCCAGTCCACTTGGTAGTGCTGCTTTAGCAGGAACCACATTTAAAATAGATAGATTCTTTGTGGCAAATGAACTTGGTTTTGAAAGCGTAACAGAAAACAGTATCGACACTGTGTCTGATAGGGATTTTATACTTGAGATGTTATTTTCACTTGCCATGATTCAGATGCATCTTTCTCGACTTGCAGAAGATTTTATTATATTTAATACTGACGAGTTTAAATTTATTGAACTTGATGATAGTTTCTGTTCAGGTAGTAGCATAATGCCACAAAAGAAAAATCCTGACGCTCTGGAGCTTATCCGTGGTAAGACAGGAAGAGTATATGCAAACTTGATTGGACTTTTAACAGTACTAAAGGGTTTGCCTCTTTCATACAACAAAGATTTGCAGGAAGACAAAGAATTTTTATTTGATTCCATTGAAACGGGAGAAATGAGTTTAATAATAATAAATGAAATACTCAAAACTCTCAAAATTAACAAAGAGAATATGATAAGTTCCTGCAAATCTGGATTTATCAATGCAACAGACCTTGCAGATTACTTGGTTGCAAAGGGATTAGCTTTTAGAGATGCCCATTTTATTGTAGGAAACATTGTAAAGTACTGTATTGAAAGCGGCAAAACATTTGAAGACTTATCGTTAGAGGAATATAAAAGATTTTGTGAGAAGATTCAAGAGGATGTATATCAATTTATAAATATTGAAACCTGCGTAAATCGGAGAAAAAGCTATGGCGGGACTTCACTGGAGAGTGTAAGAAAGCAAATTGATAATCTTAAAGAATTTTTAAAAAACTTAGAATAA
- a CDS encoding 50S ribosomal protein L25/general stress protein Ctc, whose protein sequence is MEPVLVYNRRDVFTKSNLNKLRKEGYIPAVAYGNDIKSLPGYVSKKEFEKLYHQKGLAGKIKIFIDGKERTALIKEVQIHYTKGNIIHVDFQILSENKPIYVEVPIIFENAEILKSRGLVLQRQMDTVEIEGLPKDIPEHLVINLMEYEKPTAIKLRDIKLPEGIKITEDLDEVVAVIDISEITEEPEIEEKKEETSSNA, encoded by the coding sequence ATGGAACCAGTACTTGTTTACAACAGAAGGGACGTGTTTACAAAGAGCAATTTAAACAAACTCAGAAAAGAAGGTTACATCCCTGCTGTTGCATATGGTAATGACATAAAGAGCCTTCCTGGTTATGTTTCTAAAAAAGAATTTGAAAAATTGTATCATCAAAAAGGTTTGGCTGGTAAAATAAAGATTTTTATTGATGGGAAAGAAAGAACTGCTCTTATAAAAGAGGTTCAGATACATTATACAAAAGGGAATATAATTCATGTAGATTTTCAAATACTTTCTGAAAACAAGCCTATTTATGTTGAAGTGCCTATTATATTTGAAAATGCAGAGATTTTAAAATCAAGAGGACTTGTGCTTCAAAGACAGATGGACACAGTAGAGATAGAAGGGCTTCCAAAGGATATTCCTGAACATTTAGTAATTAACCTCATGGAGTATGAAAAACCAACAGCTATAAAGTTAAGAGATATAAAGCTTCCAGAGGGAATCAAAATAACAGAAGACTTGGATGAGGTTGTTGCAGTAATTGATATAAGCGAGATTACAGAAGAGCCAGAGATAGAAGAGAAGAAAGAAGAGACTTCTTCAAATGCATAA
- a CDS encoding YesL family protein yields MAGFFGFFDYTKPGPGVPENEPPKSKFIVFFEVLTRKFWKLCWLNILYFLVSLPILILLYFIIGNYLAPIIQSATKGAGNVKDIQSLQGFLMTAFGLTLLSGFMVFGIGPTTAGFTYIVRNFAREEHAWVTSDFFEHTKKNLKEGIISFIIDLLILWVFSVAIRFYSIQSLKYPSVGIIKYFLVFTLFVYFMMHIYIYPMMVTYNLKVRHIYKNAFIFTILKLPHTIGMFLLLVTVWLIPFLLLFVTRFIPVLFLYPLIWVSVIGLTQNFYTNYIFGIYLNPHKENEEQLESQENTELSSNKDDDRHS; encoded by the coding sequence GTGGCAGGTTTTTTTGGATTTTTTGACTATACAAAGCCTGGGCCGGGTGTACCGGAAAATGAGCCTCCAAAATCAAAGTTTATAGTGTTTTTTGAAGTGCTTACAAGGAAGTTCTGGAAACTATGTTGGTTGAATATTTTATACTTTCTTGTCTCGCTACCAATACTAATATTGCTCTATTTTATAATTGGCAATTATTTAGCTCCTATTATTCAGTCTGCAACAAAAGGAGCTGGAAATGTAAAAGATATTCAGTCGTTACAAGGTTTTTTGATGACAGCTTTTGGTTTGACACTTTTAAGTGGATTTATGGTGTTTGGTATAGGGCCAACAACTGCAGGTTTCACGTATATTGTGAGAAATTTTGCAAGAGAAGAACATGCATGGGTTACTAGTGATTTTTTTGAGCACACAAAAAAGAATCTCAAAGAGGGAATAATTAGTTTCATTATAGACTTATTAATACTGTGGGTATTTTCTGTAGCTATACGATTTTATTCAATTCAAAGTCTCAAATATCCAAGTGTAGGAATTATAAAATATTTTTTAGTTTTCACACTTTTTGTCTATTTCATGATGCACATATATATTTACCCTATGATGGTAACATACAACCTGAAAGTAAGGCACATTTATAAAAATGCTTTTATTTTCACCATTTTAAAACTTCCCCATACTATTGGAATGTTTTTGTTATTAGTAACTGTATGGTTAATTCCTTTCTTACTTTTATTTGTAACACGGTTTATCCCAGTGCTGTTTCTTTATCCTTTAATATGGGTGAGTGTAATTGGGCTTACTCAAAATTTTTATACAAATTACATCTTCGGGATATATCTTAATCCTCATAAGGAAAATGAAGAGCAGCTTGAAAGTCAAGAAAATACTGAACTTTCTTCAAACAAAGATGATGACAGACATAGTTAA
- a CDS encoding CarD family transcriptional regulator: MYKVGDTIIHPLHGAGRIVEIVEEKVLDSVQKYYVLKILYNGMKVLVPVKSASEIGIRNVISEEEANRVFELLKDNSFKVDINGCGNYNKRIRENQQKLKSGNIYCVVEVLKMLAMREKLKGLSTNEKMMFNTAKQILVSELGLAKGLDMEEVERMVDSILFELETAE, translated from the coding sequence ATGTATAAGGTGGGAGATACTATAATACACCCTTTGCATGGAGCAGGCAGGATAGTTGAGATAGTTGAGGAGAAGGTCTTAGATAGTGTTCAGAAATATTATGTGCTGAAGATACTTTACAATGGAATGAAGGTATTAGTTCCTGTCAAAAGCGCATCAGAGATTGGTATTCGGAATGTTATTTCTGAAGAGGAAGCAAACAGAGTATTTGAGCTTTTGAAAGACAACAGTTTTAAAGTTGATATAAATGGATGTGGAAATTATAATAAACGAATAAGAGAAAATCAGCAAAAACTGAAGAGCGGGAATATTTACTGTGTGGTAGAGGTTTTAAAGATGCTTGCAATGAGAGAAAAATTAAAAGGACTTTCAACAAATGAAAAGATGATGTTCAACACTGCAAAACAAATTTTAGTAAGTGAGCTTGGACTTGCAAAAGGTCTTGACATGGAAGAAGTTGAGAGAATGGTTGACAGTATTTTATTTGAGCTTGAAACGGCAGAGTAA
- a CDS encoding LCP family protein, producing the protein MDRTKKKKIIISIIASILVICIAVAGYVYKVFVIDARHIEKVFTKKLQVSKNPSLKYPFDNNSINILIVGLDKASNRTVYDMHRTDTILFVNINFKDKKVRGISIPRDTLTQIYKIEKWDKINSAFGYGGGEKKEGFIYTMETVSKLLGGMPVDYYIGFDLDAIRKVVNILGGVYVNVEVPVRVKTKWVDIDLKPGYQKLNGIETLYYALWRKTPGGDIDRIKRDKELILSVFQQLKESNKIIKLPEIYWKIRKHFFTNLSFQQVTSLAYFAQGMNKENIVFESIPGTYFNYAGVSYWKPDYEGIKKLVKDLLGYDIEIDLQLPEKFKYVQKVVKHKTSNSSQKSVGNNLQIAVQKHQKTTEEQGQQKSSVDISLPAKNSDNSSNGDTTAKTQQTLQALEDQQTLPPENSQDSFYKNQGQTLSHQSNSLPSTDSDVNTNVYNEVR; encoded by the coding sequence ATGGATAGGACAAAGAAAAAGAAGATTATAATTTCTATTATAGCTTCGATTTTGGTTATATGCATAGCTGTGGCTGGGTATGTTTACAAGGTTTTTGTTATTGATGCAAGGCATATTGAGAAGGTTTTTACGAAAAAATTACAGGTATCGAAAAACCCTTCACTAAAATATCCTTTTGATAACAATAGTATAAACATCTTGATTGTTGGACTTGATAAGGCAAGCAATAGAACAGTGTACGATATGCATCGAACAGACACAATTTTGTTTGTAAATATTAATTTCAAAGACAAAAAAGTTAGAGGAATTTCTATTCCAAGAGATACGCTTACACAAATATACAAAATTGAAAAATGGGACAAGATTAATAGTGCATTTGGTTATGGAGGAGGAGAGAAAAAAGAGGGTTTTATATATACTATGGAAACTGTAAGTAAGCTCTTAGGTGGGATGCCAGTAGATTATTACATCGGATTTGACCTTGATGCAATAAGAAAGGTTGTAAATATATTAGGTGGTGTTTATGTCAATGTTGAGGTACCTGTTAGGGTAAAGACCAAGTGGGTAGACATTGATTTAAAACCAGGATATCAGAAACTGAATGGGATAGAAACTCTTTATTACGCTCTTTGGAGAAAGACTCCTGGGGGTGATATAGACAGAATAAAAAGAGATAAAGAGCTGATTCTTTCGGTTTTTCAGCAGCTCAAAGAAAGTAATAAAATAATAAAACTACCGGAAATATATTGGAAGATAAGAAAACACTTTTTTACCAATCTTTCTTTTCAGCAGGTGACATCGCTTGCTTATTTTGCCCAAGGAATGAACAAAGAAAACATTGTATTTGAGAGTATTCCTGGCACTTATTTTAACTATGCGGGAGTGAGTTACTGGAAACCGGACTATGAGGGGATAAAAAAGCTTGTAAAGGACTTACTTGGCTATGACATTGAGATAGACCTTCAGCTTCCTGAAAAATTTAAATATGTACAGAAGGTTGTAAAACATAAAACCAGTAATTCTTCACAGAAATCTGTTGGGAATAATTTACAGATTGCAGTTCAGAAACACCAGAAAACAACAGAAGAACAAGGTCAGCAAAAAAGTTCAGTTGATATTTCTTTGCCAGCAAAAAATTCGGATAATTCTTCAAATGGGGATACTACTGCTAAGACTCAGCAAACTTTGCAAGCACTGGAGGATCAGCAAACTTTGCCACCAGAAAATTCTCAAGATAGCTTTTACAAAAATCAAGGGCAAACTTTATCACACCAAAGTAATTCATTGCCATCTACAGACTCAGATGTAAATACAAATGTCTACAATGAGGTCAGATAG
- a CDS encoding glycosyltransferase family 4 protein, whose protein sequence is MKKVLVLSSAHPWDDERVLNKITKSLSKKYETALCAVADKEYFEVDGIKIFGLLKLPRTRRYKNYLKIIRIINKFKPDIIHFHDPDLLILSLYFKFFLRKKVIYDVHEDYPLAFRDRRYFPEPFSTVFSIFFNFLEKTVSKLLDGVITVTEDIYLKFNCKNKVIIKNYPIYDSFFIEKDVAIDGTLNLVYIGSVSQSRGITNLILAVKSLYELDIRLDIIGPAENQKYFEEIKKYEDERIRIWGRVPKKDVPQILKSAHVGFVTLLPLLRYKNSLPLKLFEYMAAKVAVVASNFELWKKIIEESDCGVLVDPTDIQDIKNAILFFYNNRDQIVKKGLNGYKAFIEKYNWTKEEEKLFQFYERIIGY, encoded by the coding sequence TTGAAAAAGGTATTGGTTTTATCATCTGCTCATCCATGGGATGATGAAAGAGTGTTAAACAAAATAACAAAAAGTCTTTCGAAAAAATATGAAACAGCTCTATGTGCTGTTGCAGACAAGGAATATTTTGAAGTTGATGGGATAAAGATTTTTGGACTTCTTAAATTGCCACGAACAAGGAGATATAAAAATTATTTAAAAATCATAAGGATAATAAATAAATTTAAACCCGACATTATTCACTTTCATGATCCTGATCTCTTGATTTTGTCTTTATACTTTAAATTCTTTTTAAGAAAAAAAGTAATATATGACGTACATGAGGACTATCCTTTGGCATTTAGAGATAGAAGATATTTTCCAGAGCCATTTTCAACAGTATTCTCAATTTTTTTTAATTTCTTGGAAAAAACTGTAAGTAAACTTTTGGATGGTGTTATAACTGTTACAGAAGATATATATTTAAAATTTAATTGCAAAAATAAAGTAATTATCAAAAATTATCCTATTTATGATTCATTTTTTATTGAAAAAGATGTTGCTATTGATGGAACCCTAAACCTTGTGTATATAGGAAGCGTTTCGCAAAGCAGAGGAATAACAAACTTGATTTTGGCCGTAAAAAGTTTGTATGAACTTGACATAAGATTAGACATTATTGGTCCTGCTGAAAATCAGAAATACTTTGAAGAGATAAAGAAATACGAGGATGAAAGAATAAGGATATGGGGAAGAGTACCTAAAAAAGATGTTCCACAAATTCTAAAAAGTGCTCATGTTGGGTTTGTAACTCTTTTACCACTTTTACGGTATAAAAACTCACTTCCTTTGAAGCTTTTTGAATACATGGCTGCAAAGGTAGCTGTGGTTGCTTCTAACTTTGAACTTTGGAAAAAGATAATTGAAGAATCAGATTGTGGAGTTTTAGTTGATCCTACAGATATCCAGGATATTAAAAATGCTATATTATTTTTTTACAACAACAGAGACCAGATAGTAAAAAAAGGCTTAAATGGTTACAAGGCATTTATAGAAAAATACAATTGGACAAAGGAAGAAGAGAAACTTTTTCAATTTTATGAGAGAATTATAGGCTATTGA
- a CDS encoding O-antigen ligase family protein produces MENAFRVRLKQRVIPAILYLTFFSGFFGSTLAYPKLSYLFAYRIFLAFLFFFIFIDLMLNGINLKSFLNFSAFFLIGWCAYSLLSFLWAQDVKSAARDQVFLTFNIFLILIFMYYAKYLRWDVLENIILISFIIHLTVGYFEVVTDKHLWTSKVPLYNLHRTPSTFFANPNDFATYLVLYLPFILAVAINKCRKNFFKKWVAILGAVLNIPLLISTTSRANYIGFLIALIVYFLLAGKDQKKSLLQYGAIFLVFLMLIIGFRLDFGTFNKAVEMIKIQISSLADFSKTSLSSNVRRELLIVYGLSFLYDYFFFGVGSGNSRILMEKVKQYTINVELHNWLLDILVCYGILIFILYLIWIFYLIYNLIKIKMENVFLSMPAVSLTSSISAFFISSISSSKMIEMRVMWFVFALSVFVLEKSREEKGESKV; encoded by the coding sequence ATGGAGAATGCATTTAGAGTTAGATTGAAGCAGCGGGTTATTCCAGCTATTTTGTACTTGACTTTTTTTAGTGGTTTTTTTGGAAGTACTCTTGCATATCCAAAGCTAAGTTACCTTTTTGCATATAGAATATTTTTGGCATTTTTGTTTTTTTTCATTTTTATCGACTTGATGTTAAATGGGATTAATCTTAAGAGTTTTCTTAACTTTTCGGCTTTTTTTCTAATAGGGTGGTGTGCCTACTCACTTTTAAGTTTTTTATGGGCTCAGGATGTAAAAAGTGCAGCAAGAGACCAAGTTTTTTTAACTTTCAATATATTTTTGATTCTAATATTCATGTATTACGCAAAATATCTTAGATGGGATGTTCTTGAAAATATAATTTTGATTTCATTTATTATCCATCTTACTGTAGGCTATTTTGAAGTAGTGACTGACAAACATTTGTGGACATCTAAGGTACCTTTATACAATCTTCATAGAACTCCTTCAACCTTTTTTGCAAATCCAAACGATTTTGCGACTTATTTGGTTTTATATTTGCCTTTTATTTTAGCTGTTGCGATAAATAAATGTAGAAAGAATTTTTTCAAAAAGTGGGTAGCTATTTTAGGTGCTGTTTTGAATATTCCACTTTTGATATCTACCACAAGTAGAGCAAATTACATAGGATTTTTAATAGCTTTGATTGTTTATTTTCTTTTGGCTGGTAAAGACCAGAAAAAGAGTCTTCTGCAGTACGGAGCTATATTTTTAGTTTTTTTGATGCTTATAATAGGTTTTAGACTGGATTTTGGAACGTTTAATAAGGCAGTTGAAATGATAAAAATTCAGATTTCTTCGCTTGCTGATTTCTCAAAGACTTCTCTTTCTTCTAATGTGCGGCGTGAACTTTTGATTGTATATGGTCTTTCGTTTTTGTATGACTACTTCTTTTTTGGAGTTGGTTCGGGCAACAGCAGGATTTTGATGGAAAAGGTAAAACAGTATACTATAAATGTTGAACTTCATAATTGGTTATTGGATATTCTTGTATGTTATGGCATATTAATATTTATCTTGTATCTCATTTGGATATTTTACTTGATTTATAATCTTATCAAGATAAAAATGGAAAATGTTTTTTTAAGTATGCCTGCAGTCTCTTTAACGAGCTCTATTTCTGCATTTTTTATATCAAGTATAAGTTCATCGAAGATGATTGAGATGAGGGTAATGTGGTTTGTATTTGCGCTTTCGGTTTTTGTTTTAGAAAAATCAAGAGAAGAAAAAGGAGAGTCTAAGGTTTGA
- a CDS encoding O-antigen ligase family protein — protein MYQLISYLKTNKYELLLAVSAVITLQFVRYSYIPVYLFFVVLFFISFYVYKPKIMFNILNFIPLFFYASLTLISLLLLNISLDKHKAIIGILNAFVLPALFYILLISCNEDFIRKIEEMCLLLLIIASFVCIFEFLYYIVFKTFRERTVSIFFNPNTFAFFLVMMYPLVINKLKDERSKFVVSLLIFIEILLSGSRTGFVLYIFELFLININLIKKNILKFFLATAGILTVFLPKILYRVPNMRDITNTKTAVGQRIFLIEFVLRYFSHRSLFTGIGAGQFELFFRRLKAPGIVALHSAHNLFLNALIEYGIIGYMILVFIVYFSVFLSAYNFFKHKEEYDRNILIGFILITIFQMFDMAEITNSRMLFINMLYTYYLFLPIYRLRRWRSLDGECI, from the coding sequence ATGTACCAGTTGATCAGTTACTTGAAAACCAATAAGTACGAATTGTTACTTGCTGTTAGCGCTGTTATTACTTTACAGTTTGTTAGGTATTCATATATTCCTGTATATTTGTTTTTTGTAGTATTATTTTTTATCTCATTTTATGTCTATAAACCTAAAATTATGTTCAATATTTTAAATTTTATTCCATTATTTTTCTATGCAAGCCTTACATTAATTTCTTTGTTGTTACTAAATATAAGTTTAGATAAGCACAAGGCTATTATAGGTATATTAAATGCTTTTGTATTACCAGCATTATTTTATATCTTACTCATTTCATGCAACGAAGATTTTATTAGAAAAATCGAGGAAATGTGCCTATTACTGCTGATAATTGCCTCATTTGTCTGTATATTTGAGTTTTTATATTATATAGTTTTCAAAACTTTTAGAGAGAGAACAGTTTCAATCTTTTTTAATCCAAACACATTTGCGTTTTTTTTAGTTATGATGTATCCACTTGTTATAAATAAATTGAAAGATGAAAGGTCTAAATTTGTAGTATCACTTTTGATTTTTATTGAAATCTTACTTTCAGGTTCAAGGACAGGTTTTGTTTTGTATATATTCGAACTTTTTCTTATAAATATTAACCTTATTAAAAAAAATATCTTAAAGTTTTTCTTAGCAACAGCTGGTATATTGACTGTTTTTCTTCCGAAGATTCTCTATAGAGTTCCAAACATGAGGGATATAACAAATACTAAAACAGCTGTTGGGCAGAGGATTTTTTTAATTGAATTTGTTTTGAGATATTTTTCACACAGAAGTTTGTTTACAGGAATTGGCGCAGGTCAATTTGAGCTATTTTTTAGAAGGTTAAAAGCGCCCGGTATAGTTGCCCTTCACTCGGCCCACAATTTGTTTTTAAATGCACTTATTGAATATGGTATAATAGGATATATGATTTTAGTTTTTATAGTTTATTTTTCGGTTTTTCTTTCTGCATATAATTTTTTTAAACACAAAGAGGAATATGATAGAAATATTCTTATTGGGTTTATTCTTATAACCATTTTTCAGATGTTTGATATGGCTGAAATTACAAATAGTAGAATGCTATTTATTAATATGCTATATACATATTATCTTTTCTTACCTATTTACAGATTAAGAAGGTGGAGATCTTTAGATGGAGAATGCATTTAG
- a CDS encoding acyltransferase, whose protein sequence is MRFISEKAKISKDVEMGYFVVIEDDVEIGSGCKIGHNVIIKKGSIIGNNVEISDGTIIGKFPQKAISSKTTEEIVLPPTKIGNNVKIGANSIIYRGAVISDYVFIADLVTVREDVSVGEYTIIGRGVCIENKTTIGSYCKIETNAYITALSTIEDWAFIAPCVVTSNDNFAGRGKDRAKYFKGVTVKRGGRIGANATVLPGKVIGEEGFVGAGSVVTKDVMPRKIVVGNPAREIKDVPVDQLLENQ, encoded by the coding sequence ATGAGATTTATAAGTGAGAAAGCAAAGATATCAAAAGACGTTGAAATGGGCTATTTTGTGGTGATAGAAGATGATGTTGAGATAGGTAGCGGATGCAAAATTGGTCACAACGTAATTATAAAAAAAGGAAGCATTATAGGAAACAATGTTGAAATTTCTGATGGGACAATTATAGGAAAATTTCCTCAAAAGGCTATTTCGAGCAAAACCACAGAAGAAATTGTTCTTCCACCCACTAAAATAGGTAACAACGTCAAGATTGGAGCAAATAGCATAATCTACAGAGGTGCTGTAATCTCAGACTATGTCTTTATAGCTGATCTTGTGACAGTAAGAGAAGATGTAAGTGTTGGTGAGTACACCATTATTGGTCGTGGTGTTTGCATAGAAAACAAGACAACTATTGGAAGTTATTGCAAAATAGAGACAAATGCATATATTACTGCACTTTCAACAATTGAAGATTGGGCTTTTATTGCACCATGTGTTGTGACGTCAAATGACAATTTTGCGGGAAGAGGGAAGGACAGGGCAAAATATTTCAAAGGTGTTACAGTGAAACGAGGTGGTAGAATTGGTGCAAATGCTACTGTGCTTCCTGGAAAAGTGATAGGAGAAGAAGGATTTGTGGGTGCTGGCAGTGTTGTTACAAAAGATGTTATGCCGAGAAAGATTGTTGTGGGAAATCCTGCAAGGGAGATAAAAGATGTACCAGTTGATCAGTTACTTGAAAACCAATAA